The DNA window CCGCCGTTCTCGCCCAGCTCCCGCCAACGCAGATAGAGGCCGCGGGTTTTGTTCAGAGCTTTGAATACCTCGCTGTGGGGGTGCGCAgggaaaggaaagaaaagcaGAGGTATAAGTAAGGTGGCACTTTCCACCAACAGTGCAGTTGCCATCTGCCAAATCGCGGACACCTACTCCTTGACCACGAAAAAGGGATCCTCCAGCGACATGCCGCGTTCTCTTGGTGCCCCAAACGGAAACTAACACTCCCAGCAGTTTTTCACCAGCGTGGCGCACTTGACGGTTCTTTTCATGGATTTTTCCGGCCGAAAACCACCCCCCAAAGTCCAAGGGGGAAAGTGCAAGTTGGCAATACCAGAAGCACTTGGGGGATTACATCGGAAGTGGAGCCAACGGGGAGCAAATTTAGGCTTTCAATCCGATCGACAGCAGGAATTTCACAATCGACTAGGTTTTATCTTTATCTATTTCGACCAGCACCGATGTTTGAACAGCACGTTTATTGATTATTGCACTTGAACCCGCTCCGCTTATCGCTCGATTTCCTACGGATTGCGCCGATTTAGCTGGTTCCGCCGATGGCCCAGAGAACACTGTCGCTATTCGCGCTCCAGAGATTAGCCCCCACCGAGCACCACTGGCATTTGTTTACGCCGCTCCCGCTCCTGCGGCTGCGCACCTTTTTATACGCAATTCCAACCCCTTGAATAACCGATTTGAAAACAACCCGAAATGTGGCCAAAAAATTCCGCAACAACAAATGGTCGAAAAGAGGCCAAATGGTCAGCACTGTGGCAATTTTCATGGCTCACCTGCTGCTCGTCGCCACCTCATTTAGCAAACTCCGATCGAAGAACACGGTGACAGAATGTATTTCGAGTATACACGaaacaaattttgttttcttcaaaaattggttttatttttgttttgctgcgaACAAAATAAACCGTAAGGATTGGTATGACCTAAGTGCGATAGCACATTTTTCCGCCGATAATTTAGTATATATCGTAGGTGCAGAAAATACGTTACTTAACTGATTGAAATAGGTGGCAGCTCTGCAgggaaatatatttaactttaaacCGCTAAGCCGCacaaaacaatatttatagAAAACTGCGCATCATTGCAATGAATTCAGGCTTACAAAATACGTTTTACTGTAAATATGATGTTGtttcattataaaatattcaaagcaTCCGCGACAAAAAGTGTGACCAGGCAATGCACACAAAGCATTTTCCCGCTGTTGCGCGACTGCCACACCAACCACCGTTATCCATTTCATTTAGACCGCCGTCAGAAAAGTTTGAAAATTGCTGGCGAAATGTTGCAAAACGACGCGGTGCGGACTTTGCAATACGACAGTGAGATCCGAGTGGCTCAACAGCCAAGTCCCTCAGAACCGAGAGGTAATCAAGGGATATGGGTTTCGAAAACTAACGAAAACAGCGAGTGAATCACCCACGCAAAGGAGCAGCCGACTTGTTACCAACTGATAAGAGGTGCACCGGATTAATTATTATTGGGAGCGAGTGTGTCACAGTTCGACGCAAATATGCGACTACAGGTTGGCTATATCTTATCGGCCAGCGTTTTGTTGTGGTCTGGGCCTCCTCAAGTGCCTTTGTTTGGGGCGATGGAACCGAACCCAGCGATCTTTTCGATAGTGAAACCATACCCATGAAATTAGCTGTATCCTACACCAATTTTTCCCTGTTCAAAGAAAAGTAATAACACGTTTATGGGCCTAGGTTTTGAAAAACCAAAGAACTGCAACAGTTCTAATCTAAACTTTAATATGACCatcaaataaattcaatacaGGTACCATTGTTCAGAGGTATTTTTGGATATCTGCTAGTTCATTCAATCGAATTCAAcgtaatattttaaaaagtattcTATTCTTAAACAGTTAACAGGTTCAATTACACTTTCAAAATTCGATATActgaaattttcaaaacaCAATGCTAAGGCTATGAAAATGGCTTCTAAAATATAATTCAACAGTGATAATATTAACAGCTTATTTATCTTATGGGAAAATGACCTATAAATGACTTCCCTGTTTGCCTTCAGTTTACGACTCCCATATCAGCATTACTTCACAACCCAGGCCGGAGGCTCCTCGCATCCCGCTGCCGGTGCCGATTGCCACGGTTACGGGCCGAACATTCATCCCACTTTCCGGATACGATTGCCTTGCAGACCTGCCGTCGGTACATATTGAACAGACCTTTGAGCTCAATGATGGTAAATACTAGTCCAACCATACCCAAAATCGTGATTAATATATCTTTACCCTCTGCAGCTCTGACAGCTGTCTCTTCGGAGAACCGATATGTGGTGCGATCCCCACTGGGCGACGCCATCTTCGCGGCCAGCGAGAGCTCCACAGAAAAGAATCGCATAGTTTGGGGAGCTGGACGGCCCTTTCAGATGCACCTTCTGGATAAAACGCACCAGGAAGCTCTGGTCTTCCGCAAAAAACTAGCCCTAGGATCGCTGTGCTGCCAGCCAAAAAGTCTGGAGATTTGGATACCACCTGGTAATGTGCTGGGTAGAGTGGTGCAGTCACCCACTTTCATGCAGCCAGAGTTCTTTATCGAAGATGAAACCACGGGACAACCAGTATTTTGTGTGGAGGGTCCTGCTAACTCGGGattctgctgcttctgtttgcCCAGAGAGTGTTACTTTAAGGTCGGTACAACCTTTGACTTACTGATAAAACAATATTATATGAGCTTGAATGAATTTCAAGTTCCCTTTCAAAATATTCGGAATATACAGCCTTTTTGTTCCCTTCCAGATCCATTCAGGCGGCAATATGAGGGCTTCCATAGACCACAAATGGCTGGCCAGCAAGTCGCAGTACACAACGAATATTTACTTTAGTGATGTCAAGCTAACCGCCAAGGAGCGGGCTTTGATACTGGGATCAGCCTTCCTTCTGGTAATatgctttaaaaaaatataattttccacaattatattttatattgtttttcaGGAATATCTGTACTTCCAAACCCGATTTTGATGTGATTCactaacaataaacaaataagcGTTGTATATTCACattgatttctttatttttttcatttttttgtataagattttatgtttgtttgtgttgttttttcttcgttttttgatatattttacaataatGTAATAGATCACTtcattttcttgttgtttaaccacatacatacattcaaatatatagatatatatctatgtgtatatatagatTTGCTGCAGCGCTTGCCATAGCAGTTTGTacaatatttcatttatctCTATCAACTTTGTGTAGTTTGTTTATCTAACCTACCGCTTAATACATATATGACAACATATTGATTATTTACAGTTAGCAATTTTTCATCATTTCGTTTCTCTTCTgccaaatacaaaattaaaacaaacaattaaatgagTCTCGTGGTCTCGTTGTTTAAAGAATTAAAACCAAACTAGGTGTATACATAATTTTTCATTCACCGCTCTTAGTTGCTCGTTAAAACTTGGTGTGATAACAATTTGAAATAAGGAAGAACTACGTGATTTTTCAGATGGTTAAATTTGGATCTGGGCATAGAAAACCAATATACTTTCTGTGGGGGTTCTGGTTCGGTTTGGGGGTTTATTTTTGGGGCTAGGCCTTAAAAATAACACACTTTTCTCGCTCTCGGATCTTTACATTTGTAGATAGACTCACAGCACATCAGAAGTTTTTGCATTTATGCAtttcgaaaacaaattatggTTTAGTGTTTATATAGTAATATAGATTTATAAGTGTGCTTGTTGGTTGGCTTATAACTAGGGCTAGCTGATGACGATTCCTTAACCTAAATACTTAAGACTCAGTTCGAAACGATCTGTGTGGGGTGACTGCCTTTTAACACCGTAAAAGGCTTTGTATAAGATTATTTTAGGGTATTCCCCCTAGAGTGTTTACACTGGAATAGGTGACTCGCTTATCTGGCTCCCCTATCGTTTGATTACTACCCGCGATTAGCCCAATATTAGTTGGGCCTATCATCAAGGAGTGGTGGGTCTTATAGGCTAGCTAGAATaagttgtgtgtgtgcccaAATGCGATATGCTTAGACATTTGATATGCGCTCGTTGGAGGTGGTTTGGTCATGGCGGCTCTCGATCCTGGAATTGTAGATGCCGTACTGACCGGTGTCCCGGTGGTAGACCGCGGGATACTGATAACCTCAGCTGGGCTGCAGCATGTACATGTACTGTCAGTTGCTTGCCGCTGCTGAAGCAGCCACGGGAACAGGCAGCTCCTGGCCAGAACGAGCCCGCTTTTCGCCAGTGCTTTCCGGTGGATTATCGCTCTCCTCGCCCGTACTGCTGAAACTGCCCGGTAAACGACGCTTCAGACTATTGTTGAGGCCATTGGCCACCGTTTCATCCTCGGACATCGAGCTGGCTCTCTTGGGTGTGTTGCCAGCACTGTCGTTGTCCAGCGAAGCTATAGCCGAGGCAATGGCGGCACTAAAGCCATCCTCGGACGCACTATCCTGCGAGACAGGACCTGTTGCATCCTGGGCCAGCTGCATCATGCCAGAGGGTGTGGTGTAGCTACTGAGCTTACTAGGATCCTTCTCTAGCAGTTTTTGGGCCAGCAACTTTAGTGATATCAACGAGTTTTCACAGTCGCTTGTATCGATTTCAGTGAGACTAATACCTGCACGTTCAATTTCTGCATAGGTTCCAAAGGGCAACTTCTGCAGGCATTCCAGCTTCTGAACATGCGTCTTAGAGCGCAAATGCTTGGCCAAATGCCCATGGATGCGAAAGGCGATCTTGCAGTCGGTGCACTCGAAGGGTCGCGGGTTCGAGGTGGTTGGCACGCCAAAAGTCGACGTCATCATAACCTTGTTTTTGTGCGCTTCCGATCGCTCGTGCTTCTGCAGATGCCCTTGCGTGCGGAAGGATATGCTGCATGGCTCACACTTAAACTTTCGCTCCATGTAGTGAATATTCATGTGCAGGGTCAGCTGATGCTGCCGCTGGAACGTCTTGGCGCAGATGGTACAGGTGGGACGCGCATCGCCTGCAATGGGTGCTGGCGGCACTCCTCTGCCATAGGATACATGCTGGAGATCGGCGCTCTTGCTAGTGGGAGTGGAGCTTTTGAAGCCATCTTCGCCCACAATCACAGTACGCTGGGTGGGCTGAGTTGAGTTGGCAGTGGATGACGGGGGGACAGGtgcagctgttgttgtggttACTGAAGTAGCTACagatgctgctggtggtgcaggCGGATTTCCAAGTACTCCACTAAAATCATTGACATCCGGTTGCTGCACTGCAGCAGGCAAATTGGCATTGTGTGGCTCCGCGACATTAGGTTTCTCCTGATCCGGTTTGATCTCGTTCTCCTCGTTTTCTTCCTGGCCAATCTGAGCAGGAAGTGATGTTGGAATAACTGCAGCCATTACAGGTGCACTACGAGGTGGTTCAGTGGCTTCTGGTGTCTTTACTTCGTGAACTTCGATGCTAGGAACCTCATTTACACTCATGACGGGCCTGCTGTTGGTGGTAAAGAGAGTGCTACTACTGCTGATTACAGGCGATGCTGCTGTGTATAGAGTGTTGATCAGATAGCTGCGGCTGAACTGACTCTGCTTTATCTTGGCTTGATGCAGTGCATGCTCCTTTATGTAGGTCTGTAGTTGAACATCCTCACCCTCCGCCTCGTGCTTGGCCTGTTCTTCCATTTCGGCAGATATCCGCACTTTGTCCGAAACCGAGATCAGAGTCTTCATGAAACCGCTTTCGTTGCCGGAGGTGCCGAAGATAACATCGTGCATCTGTTGGGCCTGCGATTTGGGAAGATCATGGGCGGGCTGCGGAACAGGTGAGGGGGAAATTGATAGGATGGAGCCGCGCGGCTTAGTGAGATCCATGGGAGCACTCTCCTCGCTGGCCACACTGCGTTTCGGTTTGGACTCCTCCGGATTGGAGTAATACTGTTCCTGCTTCTGGTAGTCAAAAGGTGGCTTCGGCGAAGTGAACGAGCACACTAATCTCTTAGGCTGCGAGCCGGAAGAGCCAATGCTGTTGGCAGGACTAGCCGCTGGTAGGGGTGTATCCTGCAACTGTGGATAAGGCGATACGCTTTGCGGAATTGGAGGCGTCATTGATAACGAGAGCAGGCCTCTGGCAGCTTCGTGCTCTTTTAGTCGGGACTTGGACTCATCCGTATCTGTGAAAAAATTTGAATGAATCAgcaatttgtgcaaaaaagtGTATATCCATTTTTTCTTACCACTACTCTCAGATTCGTTATCACTGTAGTCATCGGAATCAGATTCCCCAGCCATCGATGATGTGCGTCCTCCTGCCGAAGTGGATGACTGCTGGTCAAAGTCCATATCAACATCCAAGAACTCGCTGTCGGGTGGCATTGGTCCCGGATTTATACCCAGTTCAATGCACTTCTTAAAGTGAGTTTTAGATTGCATGTGCTTGGTCAGGTTTCCCTTCGTCTTGAAACTGTGGAATAGAACAAAGTTTCTAATAAGCAATCTTTGAAGACCACCAAGAATGCTATAAACTAACCTGAAGTTGCAATGGCTGCATGTGAATGGCCTCACATCCGTGTGAGTGCGAATATGCTTCTTAAGCATCGACGGCTTTTTGCAGCGAATTCCGCACTCGGAGCACACATATCTTCCCCTTCCTCGGCCCCGGATATACGTATAATCCTCATGAGACTCGTAGCCACCCACCAGGGGCTGCCCAGACGGACTTGTCTCTAACTTTTTGGCCTGTGCCTCCTCATTCGCCTTGGCCGCCACATTTGCCTCACTGAGCGCGGCAATCGTGACAGTGGGTGGGGCCTTTAGGGGCCCTTGATAGAAGGCACTGCTGGCGGAGGACGTCGAGGGGGAGGACACGATTTGCTGCGAAGCGACTAAATTGTAGCTAAGTTTTCCCGATCCAGCCATAGCGGTGGAGCTGCCATTTCCTAACATCCTTTGACGGGAGTCGTAGAGAGCCATAACTTGCTTTAGTTTGAATCCAAGTGGATGTGGCTGGTTCTCCTCGCATACCTGCCAAACGCTATACATCGAAAGTTTGTGCATTCCGGCGACATACGAAGGCTGTGGGCAGTTCACCGTACAGTAAAACATCTTTGTGCTGCATTTGAGGCCGAGATATGTGTAGGCATGTCCGTTGAGATACAGTTGCACACAGGATTTGGACGGCCTGGGGGTCTCCGGCGAGATCAGCGGCAATGTATTGGCTGTCGGTGTAATGCCATGATGGCGTTTAGGAGTGAAGGTACCAGGTTTTAGTGGCAAACTAGTGGGCCGCAGAAACTTGGACTTAGCCGATGATGAGGAACTGGCTACTGGACCGGCCTCTTCGGCAGGGTTTCCGTTAGGAGTATCAACATGTAGTGGTGTTAGAGGCAACTCTTGAGGTTTCCCAGCAATAACATTTTCCAGATTAAAGTGCCGTACTTCAGGTTCAGAGGTCTTCAGATTATCAGCCATGCGGAGAAAGTTAAATGGTGTTTTCTTCGGTGTCTCCTTGCTGTTCCATTGCAGAGCCTGTCGCTGGGCTGGAGTTGGTGGCTGCCGACTGAATTCGCTTGGCACATTCTGAACTCCGCCAAATGGCGATAGGGCCTTCAGTTCACCGGATCCTCCTCCCAACAGCAGAGGGCTGGGTTGCTTTCGATTTGGACTGCGACCTCGACTAGAGGAAACTGGTAACTGTAGCTGCTGAGGTGGAGGCGGCAGTAGCGGCATTTGTGGTGTCAGACTACCGGGTCCTGGCATTCCAGGCACATGAGGTATTGGTGTTACTGGAGTGCTTTTATCTCCACCGCTCATCGGTGGCAGCGTTAGCGGATTGAAGGCAGTTATCGAATTAATGGGCGGAAATTGAAAGTGCTGCGGACCTGAACTAAGGCCGAGAAGTCCACTGCCACTGACCAGTGCCATCAGCTTGCGCTCCTTACTGGAGGATCCTGTTTCGTTGTTGACTTTGATTGAAACATCCTGGAAGCTTCCACCGGACAGCAACGGGGTTCTGATCATCTTGGGACTGTTGTCCAAGTCAGGGCACTCCGAAATAGGAATCATGCTGCCTCCCGAGGAGGTGAATCTGCGCAGTCGCTCCTCCTTGGAGGACTGCAACTCCGGCACACCATTACTGCTATTCTGGTTATTGAAGGAAAAGTTGAAACTTGTCGGTTGCTGAGAGGAGGATGCAGCCGTCAAATCGCTAGTCTTGATGCGTTTGGCGGGCTGAGCTTCAATTACGAATTGCCGATCCTCGTGCATTTTAGTGATTACCACAGAATCCTGGGCCTTGCGCGGTGCACTTTGCTGAGCATAGTCCACTAAGGGAGTTTTTCCCAATAATGGACCAGGCGATGGTAGAGGTGCATCCACAAAGCGCAGAGCTTCAATCTGGGGGGCAGGTGCTGATGATGGAGCACTGACTGTGGCTACAGCAGGAGCTGGGGCAGAAGGAGTTACAGTGGGAGCTGTTACCGTTGATGTCCTTGCTGGTGTCTGTGCCGCACTAAGGCGACTTAAAACCAAACTGCTCCTTTTGGTTTTTAACTGCGACCAGGCCAACTTAGCCAGAGACAACGGATTCTTGGAGTTGGCCATGTGGCTCTTTAGCTCCGGTAGACTCAATGAGATAGAGTTGGAGCGGAAGGGCGAAGATGCTGGGCTCATTGGGGCACTGGAGCTCGCATCCTGGCAGTAAGTGCTGTTGTGCAGCTTCAGATCGTCCGCACTGCGAAATTCGCTCGCACAGATGGGACACGAATAAACAGCATCATCGCCTTCGCCAATCGGCACGGCTAATCCTCGAGCATTAAGCAGTAGGTTCTTAATTATCGAGTTATTCACCTGGGCAGATGGTGGAGCAGTTTTCGAGCTACTAGTCGGATTGGTAGCAGTCGGTGGCAGGGAGTTGGTAGACAATGAACTCACAGGAACAGTTACCAGAGTTGGTTGTGGCTTCGCTGATAAATTAAGAGGCATAACAGGCACTGCCGTAGTCGGTTGTTCAATTTTTGCTACTGGTGTGGCAGGGTCCTGGCGATATTGCATTGTTTGCATGGGCAACGGGGAGGGCGGGGGAGgaagttgttgctgctgctgctttacAGGCGTCGTCATTACCCCAGGCTTATAGGAATTCCTTTTAACCACCCCATTTGGAGGTTCtagctgttgctgtggctgttggcattcctgttgctgttgcatgtaCGTATAGTAGTTCTGTTGCtcgagctgctgctgctgggttatctgctgttgctgttgctgctgaagctgttgttgctgtttctggAAGATGGCCTGTGCCAAATTCGCTTTAGTCTCGCGCTCTGGCATCTGTGCATTAGTGTTGTGACTGTTGTTTGCATGCAATGCCGACGGATTGCTCCCGTGTTGTGAAGCATTATTGCTGTTGGTATTGTTAAAACTACGGGAACGACTAAGTTGCTTGGGGTACTTCTTCTGCAGCAATATCTCCTTGTTTTCAACTATGGCTTCATTTTGAGAGATCAACTTGGAAATGTGCTCCTGCACCTTGGCCACATTCTAAAAGGGATGAAGTCAATTTTAGTTTTGCagtgaaaataaatgtttagTTAAACACTCACTACTTGCTTGCCACCACTTGAGCTGGCAAAACTGCTGAGATTGGCGGCGGGCGTGGGAGTGGCAGGTGCTGTAGCTACACTGGAAATCTGGCTATTGGCACGCACCAACTGTaagcattaaaaaaatatatattataattaatctccttattaaaaaacaatcgTTCTTAACCAACCTGTTGCGGCGGGAGACTTGGAGGTTGTTGCATTGGTGGTGGCGGCTTGACCAACGGCGggtgtggctgctgctgttgctgctgctgtgccaGGTGGATTTGGAATTGCTGAATGGCTAACGCATGCTGGTGAATGGCAGCCGCAGTATCTTGGTTGTAGTATGGAGGTTGACCCAGGTAATACACCCCGCCAGGTGGCATGGCGGCCAGCAGTGATTGCTGGGCCAACAgggattgctgctgctgcatttgcaacTGGATCTGATGCGAGTTGATGTGGTGCTTCATCTTCATTTGCGTGCTTGGCGAAAGCGTGGGATGCGCCAGTGACGGCTGCTGCACCAGAGGAAGCTGAATGGACAGCTTTTGCTGCGCaaactgttgctgttgctgctgcatctgcaactgctgctgctgctgcaactccTTACTGCTGCAGGAGTACAACGAGGCATTGTGGAACTTGGGCTTATATGGTTTGTAGTCGATCGACTGGCGATGCTGGGCAGTGGCCGAGTGGTGATTGTCCGCTGTGGTGGGTGGCAATGTTCCTGCGGCCGGCGAGCCGAGAGGCAATTGCTGCATGTAAGTGGGCAGCGGAGGCTGTTGGATGTATGCACTCTTGGCCGCAGACAGAGTGGAGGGTGAGGGTGTGGGCGAATTAATGGGCTCGTCGTAAGGCGAACCAGCGCGACTCGGCTGCAATAAATCAGGAATTACGTATGTTTCCGATAGGAATCTCAACTATTTAACTTACCAACTCTGAACTACTGTTGCTCAGCTCTGCATCCTGATCGGACAAGCCATCGTCCGCATCGACTGGCACTTCCAGGCCCCGAGCTCTGGCTGCATGCGATCTGGAGCGGCAATGTTTGTACAAGTTACTCTTCGTCTTGAACGCAATGCCGCACGTGTCGCACGGATACGGCCGCTCGTTTGTGTGGGCCCGTATGTGCTTCTCCAGCACAGAGGGCTTGGCACAGATCAGGTTACAGTATGGACAAACGTATCTTCCGGACTTCTCGCATGCAGGATTTGGCGCTGCTCCGCCTGGAATTCCAGGACTTGCCGTTGTTGGCTGCGTTAATTGCTGATGCTGCGCAAATGAGGCCGGTGACAGTGTGGCATGTGCTGCATggttgctgttgatgctggTGCTGTTCGTGTTGctgttactgttgctgttggtgaGAGGCGTTCGCGTTCTTCCCGCCGCTTTGTAGCCACTATTGCTGATGATGCTCTCCTCATGACCAATGGCATTGACATGATTGCTATTTACAAAATTGGCACTGAATTCATGTGTTGCTaccggcggcggcagcggctgttgctgctgctgcacttgctggTGGCTTTGCTGTTGGGTCATCAGGTGGTGACCGTTGGCCAGCGGcgttgttggtggtggtggtgaaaGCGAACTGTTTGAAGACAGCGATGTGGTGCGAACAGCATCGCCGCTAGCTTGCAGTGCTCCGCCGCCATTCGTCGTGTTTCCGCTCTCCACCTCGGTGGTGCTGGCCAAACGTTTGAACTTCTTGTGCAGATAGCGTGAAATATTTGACCAATCCCCCAACGGAGCCTCATCGGTGGCGGGTGTGGCATTTACGGTGGTCTGCTGGCTGCCGATGATGCTCGAGTTGCTCATCGTGTTGGCCACGTTAGGAGCCACTGGCTCCTGGTTGCTGCTGACTGCTGCCATCTGTTGTAGCGTCATTTTGCTATCACTTAGACTTGCTTTATCTCTACTCTTAAATTCATAACTATTCTCACTAATACTATTATCACTGTGgtggttgttgttattattatttgtgttgttattattattattgttgctgaTGATGTGGTTCGCGCTGTCAACAGTCGGCAGCGGCACCTCGCCTAGCTTATCTCGTGAGCTTGCGCTGAgtttgctgctggtgctgctgttgccaccAGCAACATCTGTTGCTGCTCCTATTGCTGCCGCTTTAGAGGCTGTTAATGTtgctactgttgctgttgcagttgcagttgcagttgcagttgcagttgctgatgcagttgcagttgcctctgttgctgccgccagtgcaactgctgccgctgctgcaatGTTGGCCTTGTTGGTGGATCTCTGAGTGactgtggttgctgttgcagtttcCCGATATGTCCGCTTCTTGGTTggcgttgctgctgttgttacTGATGTggttgttgatgctgctgctgctgccgctgctgctgtggcaCGTCGCGTATTGTTCACTTTATTGGTCTTGTACTGTTTGCCTGCGGTTTTGTAATGCTTGGCCGTTGTGGTGGTTGCATTTTCCATATTATTATCGAATTTATTATC is part of the Drosophila yakuba strain Tai18E2 chromosome 2R, Prin_Dyak_Tai18E2_2.1, whole genome shotgun sequence genome and encodes:
- the LOC6529325 gene encoding phospholipid scramblase 1 encodes the protein MLQNDAVRTLQYDSEIRVAQQPSPSEPRVYDSHISITSQPRPEAPRIPLPVPIATVTGRTFIPLSGYDCLADLPSVHIEQTFELNDALTAVSSENRYVVRSPLGDAIFAASESSTEKNRIVWGAGRPFQMHLLDKTHQEALVFRKKLALGSLCCQPKSLEIWIPPGNVLGRVVQSPTFMQPEFFIEDETTGQPVFCVEGPANSGFCCFCLPRECYFKIHSGGNMRASIDHKWLASKSQYTTNIYFSDVKLTAKERALILGSAFLLEYLYFQTRF